A window of Methanomassiliicoccus luminyensis B10 contains these coding sequences:
- a CDS encoding energy-coupling factor ABC transporter permease, translating into MHIMEGFLPLEWCLVWFAISIPIVAWGAIKVIRTLREHPEQKMILAVSGAFVFVLSSLKLPSV; encoded by the coding sequence ATGCACATCATGGAAGGATTCCTGCCGCTGGAGTGGTGCCTGGTATGGTTCGCCATCTCCATACCCATCGTGGCATGGGGGGCGATCAAAGTGATCAGAACATTGAGAGAGCATCCGGAGCAGAAGATGATCCTGGCGGTGTCGGGGGCGTTCGTGTTCGTCCTCTCGTCCCTGAAGCTGCCGTCGGTGA
- a CDS encoding Fur family transcriptional regulator, whose translation MGASIRRWTKQMKTIIDIVYNSNVHLTADEIYVEARKVLPNISLGTVYRNLNKLKAQGMVSEVPKGPLNTYAKHPDSNAHFECEKCHRLYCIPMDMSVYDLSRKSGFQVNRCSLNMSGICKECEEKASED comes from the coding sequence ATGGGCGCGAGCATCAGGCGGTGGACCAAGCAGATGAAGACGATAATCGACATCGTCTACAACAGCAATGTCCACCTCACTGCCGACGAGATCTACGTTGAAGCGAGAAAGGTCCTGCCCAACATCAGCCTGGGGACCGTATATCGGAACCTCAACAAGCTGAAGGCGCAGGGGATGGTGTCCGAGGTCCCCAAAGGGCCCCTCAATACATATGCCAAGCATCCCGACAGCAATGCCCATTTCGAGTGCGAGAAATGCCACCGGCTGTACTGCATACCCATGGACATGAGCGTTTACGACCTGTCCAGGAAGAGCGGCTTCCAGGTCAACCGGTGCTCCCTGAACATGAGCGGCATCTGCAAGGAATGCGAAGAGAAGGCGAGTGAGGATTGA
- a CDS encoding Fur family transcriptional regulator, with protein MYPEEDIVRWTKQMKTIIDIVYASDVHLTADEIFLESKKTLPNISLGTVYRNLNRLSAQNMISIVPRGAVNTFSKPHDSSAYFECDRCHKLYRIPYSTFGLNVSDLSRKSGFRVGKTTLNMSGVCRECLKKMSVEGEPRPPVAVDMH; from the coding sequence GTGTACCCGGAAGAGGACATAGTGAGATGGACCAAGCAGATGAAGACGATAATCGACATCGTCTACGCGAGCGACGTTCACCTGACGGCCGACGAGATATTCCTGGAGTCCAAGAAGACCCTCCCCAACATCAGCCTGGGGACCGTATACCGGAACCTAAACAGGCTGAGCGCGCAGAATATGATATCGATCGTGCCCAGGGGGGCGGTGAACACCTTTTCGAAGCCTCATGACAGCAGTGCCTACTTCGAGTGCGACAGGTGCCACAAGCTTTACCGCATCCCCTACAGCACTTTCGGGCTGAACGTATCGGATCTGTCCAGGAAGAGCGGCTTCAGGGTCGGGAAGACCACCTTGAACATGAGCGGCGTGTGCAGGGAATGCCTGAAGAAAATGTCCGTCGAGGGCGAGCCGCGCCCGCCGGTGGCCGTTGATATGCACTGA